A window from Ruminiclostridium josui JCM 17888 encodes these proteins:
- a CDS encoding SPL family radical SAM protein produces the protein MNTLLKKSGKNLFNSIYIEENAYDYPITRMVLEKFPDVPVITIRNYKDIFNRGNQCFQLQKHRQSLILAVKSKQFLYKSPEVCQDFGYSNFYYTSFILNCIFNCEYCYLQGMYPSANIVAFVNADEFIDEIQNTLAGKKAYLAVSYDTDLIGFHNVIPYWNFLQDFFAQHPDINVEIRTKSANEVFYSEIQPAENTVIAFSLAPQEIIKKFERHTPPLAARIKAVKSAISRGFKVRLCLDPVILNSGSEKLYEPFFRNLFAEINPDKLKDVGYGFFRMSKDLFKRIEKQNRKSQIFADDYTIKEGIVSYPPDLIKMVMDNHLKVLQEYLPKEKIFTL, from the coding sequence TTGAATACATTATTAAAAAAATCAGGCAAAAATCTGTTTAATTCAATATACATAGAAGAAAATGCATATGATTATCCGATTACACGTATGGTTTTAGAGAAATTCCCTGATGTACCCGTAATTACCATACGCAATTACAAAGACATATTCAACCGCGGAAATCAGTGTTTCCAGCTTCAAAAGCACCGCCAATCCCTTATATTGGCGGTTAAAAGCAAGCAATTTCTTTATAAAAGCCCTGAAGTATGTCAGGATTTCGGCTATTCCAACTTTTATTATACTTCTTTTATTCTTAATTGTATTTTTAACTGCGAGTATTGTTATCTGCAAGGAATGTATCCTTCTGCAAATATAGTTGCATTTGTTAATGCAGATGAATTCATAGATGAAATCCAAAACACTTTGGCTGGAAAAAAAGCTTATTTGGCTGTTTCCTATGATACTGATCTTATTGGTTTTCATAATGTGATTCCATACTGGAATTTCCTTCAGGACTTTTTTGCTCAACATCCCGACATTAACGTTGAAATCCGTACTAAAAGCGCCAACGAAGTGTTTTACAGCGAGATTCAACCTGCTGAAAACACTGTGATAGCCTTTAGTCTGGCTCCACAAGAAATCATTAAAAAATTTGAAAGGCACACCCCTCCTCTTGCAGCCCGGATTAAAGCGGTAAAATCCGCTATTTCTAGAGGCTTTAAAGTACGATTGTGTCTTGATCCGGTTATTCTTAATTCTGGAAGTGAAAAGCTATATGAACCATTTTTCAGAAATCTGTTCGCTGAAATTAACCCGGATAAATTAAAAGATGTAGGCTACGGCTTTTTTAGAATGTCAAAGGATTTATTCAAAAGAATTGAAAAGCAAAATAGAAAATCACAAATTTTTGCAGATGATTACACTATAAAAGAAGGCATAGTTTCTTACCCCCCTGACCTTATTAAAATGGTAATGGATAATCATCTGAAAGTTTTACAAGAATATTTACCAAAGGAGAAGATATTTACACTATGA
- a CDS encoding SDR family oxidoreductase, translating into MKTAILTGASKGIGLAIAKKLNSMDYKVYGLARSFENTEYSHKNFIKITCDVLNTHELEKIINQIESEEAEINLLINNAGVGFFAPHEQLKIKDIQTMIRINLEAPLILCKLLLRALKKSKGTIISISSVTAKKISTHGCAYASSKAGLSHFSSSLFEEVRKYGVKVAVVHPDITSSNFYDNLDFTYDSDSDAFLLEEQTAEAVEYILSCSENMVVNDITIRPQKNRIKRKSPAGE; encoded by the coding sequence ATGAAAACAGCAATATTAACTGGAGCTTCAAAAGGTATAGGCCTGGCTATTGCAAAAAAACTTAATTCAATGGATTACAAAGTATATGGATTAGCCCGTTCCTTTGAAAATACAGAGTATTCTCATAAAAATTTTATCAAAATTACTTGTGATGTTTTGAACACCCATGAACTGGAAAAGATAATAAATCAAATCGAGTCTGAAGAAGCTGAAATTAACCTATTAATCAACAATGCAGGAGTAGGCTTTTTCGCTCCCCATGAGCAGCTGAAAATAAAGGATATTCAGACCATGATACGTATAAATCTTGAAGCTCCTCTTATTTTATGTAAATTACTCTTAAGAGCATTAAAAAAGAGCAAGGGAACTATAATATCCATTTCATCTGTAACCGCTAAGAAAATAAGTACACATGGCTGTGCCTACGCTTCTTCCAAAGCAGGGCTTTCACACTTTTCATCAAGCCTATTTGAAGAAGTACGAAAATATGGCGTAAAGGTAGCTGTCGTTCACCCTGACATTACCAGCAGCAATTTTTATGATAATCTTGATTTTACTTATGACAGTGATTCAGATGCTTTTTTGCTTGAAGAGCAGACTGCAGAAGCAGTGGAATATATTTTGAGCTGTTCAGAAAACATGGTTGTAAATGATATAACCATTCGCCCTCAAAAAAACCGTATAAAAAGAAAATCACCAGCCGGAGAATAA
- a CDS encoding SDR family oxidoreductase: MNLFDLTGKVAVVTGASSGLGVQFAKALARQGADLAIVARRLEKLNDVSEEIKKIGRKCLTFKCDVTNEQEVKDTVASIIEKMGKIDILVNNAGVAEVVPAENHTTDQWNRVLNTNLTGVFMFAREAGKNMIENKYGRVINITSMFGHIANTATQNSSYHASKGAVINLTRALAAEWAKYGITVNAIGPGFFESEMTGDILNNQEFNNFVSFRCPMGRVGNMGELDSTLIFLAANSSSYVTGQTIFVDGGWTAV, translated from the coding sequence ATGAATTTATTTGATTTAACTGGAAAAGTTGCGGTAGTTACAGGGGCATCATCTGGCTTGGGTGTACAGTTTGCAAAGGCCTTGGCAAGACAAGGGGCTGATTTGGCAATAGTAGCAAGAAGACTTGAAAAGCTGAATGATGTGTCTGAAGAAATAAAGAAAATTGGAAGAAAATGTTTGACATTTAAGTGTGACGTTACTAATGAACAGGAAGTTAAGGATACAGTTGCTTCTATAATTGAAAAGATGGGCAAGATTGACATTTTGGTTAACAATGCAGGAGTAGCAGAAGTTGTTCCTGCAGAAAATCATACAACTGACCAGTGGAATAGGGTACTAAATACTAACTTAACAGGAGTATTTATGTTTGCCAGAGAAGCAGGAAAAAACATGATAGAAAATAAGTATGGCAGAGTAATTAATATAACTTCTATGTTTGGTCATATAGCCAATACAGCAACTCAAAATTCTAGTTACCATGCATCAAAGGGTGCAGTCATAAATCTTACACGTGCATTGGCTGCTGAATGGGCAAAATACGGAATTACAGTAAATGCGATTGGACCGGGATTTTTTGAATCAGAAATGACTGGAGATATTTTAAACAATCAAGAGTTTAATAATTTTGTTAGTTTCAGATGTCCTATGGGAAGAGTCGGAAACATGGGCGAACTTGACAGTACACTAATATTCCTTGCAGCCAATTCATCAAGTTATGTTACGGGACAAACTATATTTGTAGATGGAGGTTGGACAGCAGTTTAA
- a CDS encoding DUF2087 domain-containing protein — translation MIDSILKLSLDEIKKGYSYNPDKGIFTCLTCGKVFELGEMFSIGGRFYDASKAVQIHRQKEHEDILDTLTSFDKKYTGITENQKELLFMMYNGMSDNDIAGKTGVAPATVRRQRFAFREKAKQAKLFLAIFELVENKYSQRKEKQVEDELINIHAGAKMIDDRYLTTKSEEDKIIESLFESLEPLKLRAFSPKEKKKIVILSKIAAQFEKNRKYSEKEVNEILKAIYPDFATIRRYLIEYGYMERTKDCSEYWLK, via the coding sequence ATGATTGATAGCATTTTAAAATTATCCTTGGATGAAATTAAAAAAGGATACTCATACAACCCGGACAAAGGTATATTTACCTGTCTTACCTGCGGAAAAGTCTTTGAATTGGGAGAAATGTTTTCTATTGGCGGAAGGTTCTATGATGCGTCAAAGGCTGTGCAAATCCACAGACAAAAGGAACATGAGGATATATTGGATACGTTGACTTCCTTTGATAAGAAATATACTGGTATTACGGAGAATCAAAAAGAGCTGCTTTTTATGATGTATAATGGGATGTCTGACAATGATATTGCTGGAAAAACAGGAGTTGCTCCAGCTACTGTTAGACGTCAGAGGTTTGCTTTCAGAGAAAAGGCGAAGCAGGCTAAGCTGTTTCTTGCCATATTTGAACTTGTGGAGAATAAATATTCTCAAAGAAAGGAAAAACAAGTTGAGGATGAATTAATAAATATTCATGCAGGTGCAAAAATGATTGATGACAGATATTTGACAACTAAATCGGAGGAGGACAAAATTATCGAATCCTTATTTGAATCCTTGGAGCCGCTAAAACTCAGGGCTTTTTCGCCAAAAGAGAAAAAGAAAATTGTAATACTCAGTAAAATTGCAGCGCAGTTTGAGAAGAATAGAAAATATTCTGAAAAGGAAGTAAATGAAATATTGAAGGCAATTTACCCGGATTTTGCCACAATAAGAAGATATCTTATTGAATACGGTTATATGGAAAGGACAAAAGATTGTAGCGAATACTGGCTGAAATAA
- a CDS encoding C-GCAxxG-C-C family (seleno)protein, translated as MSAIEAKNNYIGANGSRMNCAQAVLSAFKEKYNIEDDLVERFRNYGSGRAPDGLCGAYYAVKYILSKYDSEKVAELENYFIENAGALQCSNIKGLKKLSCMGCVEKSSEFLEKLG; from the coding sequence ATGTCCGCTATTGAAGCTAAAAATAATTATATAGGTGCAAATGGCAGTAGAATGAATTGTGCACAAGCAGTACTCAGCGCTTTCAAGGAGAAATACAATATTGAAGATGATTTGGTTGAGCGCTTTAGAAATTATGGGAGTGGCAGGGCACCAGATGGCCTTTGCGGAGCTTACTATGCTGTTAAGTATATTTTAAGTAAGTACGATAGTGAGAAGGTTGCAGAACTGGAAAACTATTTTATTGAAAATGCAGGAGCCCTGCAGTGCAGCAACATAAAGGGGCTAAAAAAGCTTTCATGTATGGGCTGTGTTGAAAAAAGCTCTGAATTTCTGGAGAAGCTAGGCTGA
- a CDS encoding 4Fe-4S binding protein yields the protein MNTLKSFVHKWVWLMLILFCIGGLVYPKVGIAAIICMLAPVVASIFRGRMWCGSFCPRGSFNDILLSKISHNRKIPRLMKNKWFRLLFVVVLMGAFAVQLTFAWGNMVQVGQVFVRMILITTGLSLILGVVYSHRAWCVVCPMGTMASWVTKAGNDSKSKNVTFHKEKCVSCNLCTKSCPMEIDVLKFRSNGEVTHPDCLKCSECVIKCPKGALEI from the coding sequence ATGAACACATTAAAAAGTTTTGTACACAAATGGGTATGGTTGATGCTTATTTTATTTTGTATTGGGGGTTTGGTATATCCAAAGGTAGGTATTGCCGCTATAATATGTATGTTGGCTCCTGTAGTGGCATCAATCTTTCGAGGAAGAATGTGGTGCGGAAGTTTCTGCCCAAGGGGAAGTTTTAATGATATACTACTTTCTAAAATAAGTCATAATAGGAAGATTCCTCGGCTTATGAAAAACAAGTGGTTTAGATTACTTTTTGTAGTTGTACTTATGGGGGCTTTTGCGGTGCAGTTAACATTTGCATGGGGTAACATGGTGCAAGTCGGCCAGGTGTTTGTAAGAATGATATTAATAACCACTGGATTGTCTTTAATTCTAGGAGTTGTTTACAGTCATAGAGCATGGTGTGTTGTTTGTCCAATGGGTACAATGGCATCTTGGGTTACTAAGGCCGGCAATGACTCAAAAAGCAAAAATGTAACTTTCCATAAGGAAAAATGTGTTAGCTGTAATCTTTGTACAAAATCCTGTCCCATGGAAATAGATGTACTTAAATTCAGGAGCAATGGAGAGGTTACACACCCTGACTGTCTGAAATGCAGTGAATGTGTAATAAAGTGTCCGAAAGGCGCACTTGAAATATAA
- a CDS encoding iron-sulfur cluster carrier protein MrpORP, translating into MVDNGCGCGGTDCGSSDCGGSCPSGGGRPQNFLEKTHELNSIKRVIGVVSGKGGVGKSLVTSTLSIMMRRKGYEVGVLDADITGPSIPKIFGINQKAQGSELGIYPQTSQNGIKVMSVNLMLDQDDAPVIWRGPIIAGVVKQFWTDVIWGEVDYLFLDMPPGTGDVPLTVFQSIPLDGIVIVTSPQDLVSMIVKKAYNMAREMNIPILGIVENMSYLKCPDCGKEINIFGKSKIDEIAAGLNLKVLGKMPIDPSIAELCDKGELEKVNHEHLANAVSYIENKLPVGKENGIMKIAIATEGNNISSHFGKCERFTVVEIENKSIKSKEVVSTEGNQHGLLPSFLASLGIKTVIAGGMGDGARQKLEENNIQIISGISGNIDEAVQLYMDGKLKSASSGCSGHEHNHGEEGCSCGNH; encoded by the coding sequence ATGGTAGACAATGGATGCGGTTGTGGTGGAACGGATTGCGGATCAAGTGATTGCGGAGGCAGTTGTCCTTCAGGCGGAGGCCGCCCACAAAACTTTTTGGAAAAGACTCATGAACTCAATTCAATTAAAAGAGTTATTGGGGTTGTAAGTGGCAAAGGTGGGGTAGGAAAATCTCTTGTAACTTCAACCTTATCGATAATGATGAGAAGAAAAGGCTATGAGGTAGGAGTACTCGATGCAGATATTACAGGGCCTTCAATACCAAAAATATTCGGCATTAATCAAAAGGCACAGGGAAGTGAATTGGGTATTTATCCCCAAACATCCCAAAATGGCATCAAGGTAATGTCGGTTAATCTTATGCTTGATCAGGACGATGCTCCCGTTATATGGAGAGGACCAATTATAGCAGGAGTTGTAAAACAATTCTGGACTGATGTAATATGGGGAGAGGTGGACTATCTGTTTCTGGATATGCCGCCGGGAACAGGGGATGTTCCACTGACAGTTTTCCAATCAATCCCTTTGGATGGAATAGTTATTGTTACTTCTCCTCAGGATCTGGTTTCCATGATAGTTAAAAAGGCCTACAATATGGCGAGGGAAATGAATATTCCAATTCTGGGGATTGTTGAAAATATGAGCTATTTAAAATGTCCTGACTGCGGTAAGGAAATAAATATTTTCGGCAAAAGCAAAATCGATGAAATAGCGGCAGGTCTAAACCTCAAAGTACTGGGTAAAATGCCAATAGATCCGTCTATTGCGGAATTATGTGACAAGGGTGAGCTTGAAAAAGTAAATCATGAACATTTGGCGAATGCTGTATCTTATATTGAAAATAAATTACCTGTTGGAAAGGAGAACGGTATAATGAAAATTGCAATTGCAACGGAAGGTAACAATATTTCCTCTCATTTTGGAAAGTGTGAGCGTTTTACAGTAGTTGAAATAGAGAATAAATCTATAAAAAGCAAGGAAGTAGTTAGTACAGAAGGAAATCAGCACGGACTTCTTCCGAGTTTTCTGGCTTCACTGGGTATAAAAACCGTTATAGCCGGAGGAATGGGAGATGGTGCAAGGCAAAAGCTTGAAGAAAATAATATACAGATTATATCGGGAATCAGTGGAAATATAGATGAAGCAGTACAGCTTTATATGGATGGGAAGTTGAAATCAGCAAGTTCCGGATGTTCAGGTCATGAACATAATCATGGTGAGGAAGGCTGCAGCTGCGGAAATCACTAA
- a CDS encoding DUF134 domain-containing protein — translation MPRPKKCRRVGFIPGNACFHPEIKSQVQVILSIEEVEAIRLADYLEIGQDEAADSMNVSRGTFQRIINSARKKTADALVHGKTIRIDGGNYQVESGRSCCRRQSGECSTINCDRCEGCMDCHKPTNI, via the coding sequence ATGCCAAGACCAAAAAAATGCAGAAGAGTTGGCTTTATACCAGGAAATGCGTGTTTTCATCCCGAAATAAAAAGTCAGGTTCAGGTTATTTTGAGCATTGAGGAGGTTGAAGCCATCAGACTTGCAGACTATCTGGAAATCGGTCAAGATGAGGCCGCAGATAGTATGAATGTTTCCAGAGGCACTTTTCAGCGTATAATAAATTCTGCAAGGAAAAAGACGGCAGATGCATTGGTGCATGGGAAGACTATCCGAATAGACGGGGGTAATTATCAGGTAGAGTCAGGCAGAAGTTGCTGCAGGAGACAAAGTGGGGAATGCAGCACAATAAACTGTGACAGATGTGAGGGTTGTATGGACTGTCACAAACCAACAAATATATGA